The Aerosakkonema funiforme FACHB-1375 sequence CAGTTGCAGAAGTAATTCTCGATTCCCGCAGTCCGATTTTTGCTGCTTAGAAGATGAATTGTCATCAGTCAGTTGTCAGTTGTCCGTAATTTGACATTTTACTGCTGACAACTGACCGGATTCTGCAATTTTTACGCCCGCTCGCTCATTATCGATTACTAATTTACCAATCCAGTCATGACCAATAGAAATCTCAAAGTTGTGGAAACTTCCAAACAGCCCAAGAAATTGGGATTAACCCGTCAGCCTTATTTGTCGATCGACAAGGTTTCTAAGGTTTATCCCACATCGAGAGGGCCGTTTACAGTCCTGAAGGATGTTAATCTGACTATCTACGAAGGCGAATTCATTTGCCTAATCGGTCACTCCGGTTGTGGCAAATCAACGCTGCTAAATATGGTGTCTGGTTTTGCCACGCCAACAGACGGGGAAGTGAGATTGGGCGGGCAGCGCATTACCAAACCTGGGCCCGATCGGATGGTAGTGTTTCAAAGCTACGCTTTACTGCCTTGGCTAACAGCTTACGACAACATTTATTTGGCTGTCGATGCTGTTTATGGCAACAAACTCAAAGCTGAAAAAGATGCCATTGTACGGGAACATTTGGCTTTGGTAGGTTTGTTAGATGCCGCTGAGAAAAAGCCGCCGCAAATGTCGGGTGGGATGCGTCAGCGGGTTTCTATTGCCCGTGCTTTATCTATTCGCCCTCAAGTGTTAATTTTAGATGAACCGTTTGGGGCTCTGGATGCAATTACTAAAGAAGAATTGCAGGAGGAATTGTTGAAAATATGGAACGATCATCGCTGCACTGTGTTGATGATTACCCACGATATCGATGAGGCATTATTCCTGGCAGACCGCTTGGTAATGATGACGAATGGCCCTGCGGCACAAATTGGTGAAGTGTTGGAAATTCCTTTTTCCCGTCCGCGCGATCGCGCCCGCATTATGGAAGATCCGCAATACTACAAACTCCGAAATCACGCCTTAGATTTCCTCTTCCACCGCTTCGCTCACAACGACGATTAAGTCAAAAGAAAGGGGTTAGGGGTTAGGGGTTAGGGGCTAGGGGAAAGGGGGAAAGGGAAAAGGGGAAAAGGGACTAGGAGAAAAGGAAAAGATTTATTCTCCCGCTCAAGAGCTCCCCTACTCCCCCGTTCTCCCGCTCTCCCTCTTCCCTGTTTTGCCACTTTTCTAAACCCAGAAACCCGGTTTCTTCAAGAAACCGGGTTTCCAGTCTTAAGTTATCAAAAAAACAGAAACAGCTAATTAATTACCGCG is a genomic window containing:
- a CDS encoding nitrate ABC transporter ATP-binding protein (This model describes the ATP binding subunits of ATP-binding cassette (ABC) transporters for nitrate transport, or for bicarbonate transport, in bacteria and archaea.), with the protein product MTNRNLKVVETSKQPKKLGLTRQPYLSIDKVSKVYPTSRGPFTVLKDVNLTIYEGEFICLIGHSGCGKSTLLNMVSGFATPTDGEVRLGGQRITKPGPDRMVVFQSYALLPWLTAYDNIYLAVDAVYGNKLKAEKDAIVREHLALVGLLDAAEKKPPQMSGGMRQRVSIARALSIRPQVLILDEPFGALDAITKEELQEELLKIWNDHRCTVLMITHDIDEALFLADRLVMMTNGPAAQIGEVLEIPFSRPRDRARIMEDPQYYKLRNHALDFLFHRFAHNDD